Part of the Dreissena polymorpha isolate Duluth1 chromosome 12, UMN_Dpol_1.0, whole genome shotgun sequence genome, ATCCGTTGAAAAGCACTGGTATTGTAATTGAGCATGTATAATGATGATCAGTTGTTTGAATGTGATAATTTGTTGTTGGTatatcatgttgttgttgttgtttttttgcatagGAAATAGCGGCAACTGCAGTAACAAACAGTCAACGAATTTGTACAAGCAGATTTGGAAGGATGGATGATTCGGTGTGCTTAACACAGGATTCGAACTTTGAATTTACCAAACAGATTAATGTAAGCTCTAAATGTATCTTGCATTTATATGAAagaaaatactgccacacttagAAATAAGAATTTTCTCTTATAATGTAATAGGTTTTGAGAAGAAACATTATATTGATGTATCCATTCACAAAGCTTGCATCAATACGATTTCAAAATTACATGTGTGATATGAAAAACTGATGAGTTAATGTATCAAAAGCTAAGCTATGTCAATAAACGAATTACTTTCAGCCAAAGGAACTCCATTCTAAAAGTCATTTAAAACGGAAGAAAGTCCTCAAAAGTTCAAAACATTCACCgaaaattgtaaaacaaacaataatggTTCCGCAGACGAAGGAAGAAATATGTATACAATTACCGGGCAAGCAAACGAAACGAACAAACGAAGAACATGAAAACAAAAGTATGCAaggtaatattttaaatttatgtacACATTCCAGTATATATCATATTTTCGTACTTATAGCTTTTAACATATTCGTAAAcaaagtatatttgtttaaaacagtggcGTAAATGGGACATCGGAAATTTTGTATTTAACGTTTTCtatgcgcacgtcatagctgacCAATCAGAAAAGGTATCAGTTCAGCAGGTAGCGCGTGCGATTGTATAATTGCAATATAGAGGTGTTTTTTGTAAGTGTTTTGTGAAATATTGTGGAACAAGTCAGTAAAAATACTTCATGCTATGACCTGTAATTTTAATCATCTTTTGCAAAGTATATATGAtgtgaaatgaaattaaaaacaaatttaaaaaatgactgCCACGTTGGTTTGAAAAGTTTGagtaatttaaaataatacacaGATAAAAATACAcagatatattcaaattaatgacACATTTTCTTGAAAATATCCCAAATAAAATAGGTAAAAATTATCTTGATTCCACGTAGAGCATTTGAGCCACTAGACATTTTTATACACCGACTATACATGTGCTAAGCAAAATAGGGCACTTCTGATGATTTCGGATTTCATTTGTTTACTCATTTCATTGAGTGAATTCTTGCACGATATACTTTACTTTTCACCGAAGCAATTTTCATTGACAGACTATTATTCATCTGGGGTAACAGTTAAATGCGATGTGTTGTACGATTGACATAAAAACGGAAGCTAATGTGTGTTAACCAAATAGCAGTTTTTTAAGAATGCATTGCGGCGACACTTTCCAAACATTAAACTTAGAAATCGATCTCTAATACCCGTTAgatataaatatgataataacaCATTGTCTAAATAAAAGAACTAACATTCTTTGGAAAACAGTTTCATCCATACTCAATCAAGTGATGTATTTGCATATTTTCCTCCCAATGATAAGTATGAATACAGTTTTTGGAAAGGTCAATTTTACTTACAAACCGTGCGTCATTAacttgatttatttttttgagTTATGATCAACTGTTACTGCGTTTTTTAAAAGACTCATACAAACGGAATATGCAATAGCCATTTATTCTTGACCAAATAGGCATTGTGGGGATAAATTTAATAGTCACTCGTGTTCCAAACTAGTCATATAAATTGTATACGTATATTTGTGCGTTACAACATGTGATGCCTTAACGAGTATTAATTGCCGCGATTAACGACCTTCTTCACAAAAGCGAAAAAAATATGAGATTTTCTAAATGGGTACGTACTCAGTTTATAAACAAACGCATACTCCTTTAAAACATTATACACTGTGTAAAATTGGAAAATTGGTGAAAAAcagtcaatattatatttttatatggatgaataaatatgtgtcttacgtttttaaaacaaaagttgATTGtcggaaaatacatttaaatggcaaacttaaatatttcatttttaaaacgtTTACACGCCTGATTATGCCCATGCATCTATCTTAACATGTCTTTTCTATCAATCACATCAGACAAATTAAATTAACGTGAACAAGTATGTTTGATCGCCTAAGGTACTGCTGTACAGCAATTGCCCTCCACCTTAAATGTACGGTACGTGATATTTTCTCGAAGATCAGTTGGAAAACGATCTCCTTACATAAAACTTGCTAAACTTGATTATGTAAAAAGCAATTTCACTAGTTTGGCCTAGCAGGACTGATTACTGTATTGTTGATAATGTCATTAGGACGTGAACTGGCATACGATGTTTTCCGATCGTAAACGTCGTTACGTTTAGATTTAAGTCATGAGTTCTATACCAGTTTGAGGTTATATTTTTTCGTTTTGTTTCAATCAAAtttctcatattttaattttgcagTAACTGTTGatgaatttaataaatgtttaagtaaagtgaatttatgtaaaaaatataatttacatcgCTGTAATTGAATACTTTAATTCACACAATATCCTGTTGCTGCGGTTTGGAAATTGTAGATCATGTTGCACGTGTAGCGCGTGCGTTTAAGTGTTTTCTCAATTCTTAACATAGCAGTATCACATTTTATCCGAAAAAATACATCTAAGCACTAATAATTgatgcacatttcttaaaaaattaaGTCATTACGCTTCCATTTTAATGTTTCACAAAGTGTTGCACACATAATCGTGTTTAGATGTATAAACAAAAGTATGAGGCTGCTTAGAGCTTCTACGATCTTGGTACCTATGATTTACGAGGTTACAAAGGAGTCATGCACGTGAATACGATAACCAAGAGTCAGTGGCTTCAGATGAGACATTTCTGGATCTATTATACTCCTGTTTTTAATggctattttatatttaaatgaacacaCACTGAAATCAAGCCATGGATATTAAGAAACCTGACGACAAATATGTAGAAATGTTAGCTTTTCAGTATACACATTCTAATTTCATTGGCAAGTGATAGTTTAAGACTATTTGTATTTTTAAGCAAGGTAAATAGCCATTATTGTTGTAAGTATTCAAATCAAATTGacataatattttcattataattacACAACTATACGCGTTCTTCTAATAGTAAGAACTACCAAATTATTAGtgcaatatttttgttaaataaagagCATATtgtatgtaagtgtgattgttcATAATGTAGCCCAGAACTAATGAATGTATGCTTtagtctggttgagtcgtgggtaattttcataaagttgttacatcacaaatattttataaatatatgaccatgaatcataatgaaaataattattaacctttcttctttaagatttgttgtttttttccaaatgtttatcgtctttaaacatcaaaataatcgactgtgttgatagtgtcaaactaccatcatgaaaataagcttccgggtgattcgtgggttctgattggctgccagaatttcaagatttgcatactataaatagcctttaaactgaccttgcaggacaggttaatttcttgtgaaaaaatgtcaacagacgatgtagcatggtaaatactcataaataaacaattttgtgttactctgaaacactatatgaacaatacataaatgaggaaatacttcataaggacatatcaagttatgatgaattacactatttacttgtttttgacgcatttttgatcggaaaaaaatggtgaccgtgtcaaaacattttccgtaacgaactgcatcatgtgcgaacgttttatcgcgagatttcacgcgatttctatacccacgaatcaaacagaaccgacgactcaaccagtaacaaccatatGGCAGGAATTACACATGGAATGTAAACATATAATTCAACGAAAACCCCTTTTTAATTTCAgaaaatgttgatatagattgtaATACATATTCACATAAGCTATATAATTGTTTAGTTTACACTTTAAATAACGGGTTCTTCTTGAGATGATTAACGATGCTCTGGAATTTTCACTTTTTGATAATGTTCGGACGTTTTGTTAACAATGGGGAATTTAACTGATCATTGTATTTACATCACCGGGCCTTAAATAGTTGTAATTATGTTACTCTAGTGAATAACTGTATAGTTAACGAATTAATAAAGTACTAATAAATCGAATGCATATTCTCCCTCATTGCTCTTTTCTCAAATGCGATGCTATCAAGTTTATCTTAATTTCCACCGGTCTGTTTTATGCTTAATTCGGGATTAAGTATGAGGTTGGACATGGCTTTAGCCCAACTATGTGTTCAATTGACCGTTCTAAGCCACTTTATATGTTCCCAAATTCAGAGGGTGTGGCATATAGCTTTCGCCTAGTCCTTCTGACATTTGGTCCATGATTTTGTCCATTGGGCCATGTTTGTGTCGCGTTTATCTCAAACTATAGTGTGTCTAGAGTAATGCAAATTAACAAACATATCACCAGAATGTGAACTTGTGTATCTCCATATGCATGCTCGTTTATTGTGAAGACACCGTAGTTGTAGTATTGTCGGTGCAAACAAATATATTCCAAAGCAATAACTACATACCAATGGATTACATTAGAAATATATATCCATGGTCATTAACACCAGACATCGAACAGCTTGGGATCACTGTCAGTGTctgaatttgaaataattttttttaatacagatctcatttagaaaaacaatttACTCTGTTCACTTTTAATTCTTTTGCTAGGATATGGTGTATCTTATAACTCTAGTGTATATATTGATCATAAGAGGGGAAAAAAATGCATACAGAACTAACTCATTGATACATTTCAAGTATGTGGTTTCACTGGTTTGTTTTCCAACTTATTTGTACATAAAACCTCTcatgaaaacattttaattatcatGCAACCAAATATGCATAAAACTGTTAATTTCTTCCCAAGCAGTTAGTTTTGCTCGTGCTGGACCCCCACCAGAAGCACGTCTTTCTTTTGCCATgtcttgtgtttttgtttttttgaactCTAGAACCTAATTCAATATATTTGATCAGCATCACAAAATGTACTTACAAAGGGATATGTTTTGCTTTCAAATCATGACATAAGGATTTCCGTTGTTCTGTAACCCCTATGCTTGAAATATGAGGAGTCCAAATACATAATTTAGTGGTGAACATATGTAATCGAACTGATGTTTGTTTCTAAATTCATGTTTACCTGACTAAATGCCCTTTATTATCATTCATAATCAGCGATGATAGAGTTATAACTTTACAAAACAAACTCAGGAGAGTTTAATtcagttatatttttaaagaaaattatattttgtgtttgaaagCAAAATTATGCAAGACAGATTTGAGCAAaagtttaaattgataaaaattgaCATTAAAAGGTATGATAACACATCAATTTAAATCcctgtaatttatttatttatagtctACAGTATAAGGACATATTTTGCAAGTTATTGCATAAATATGGCTTGTGTGTAAATAAGTTAACAAACAAAGCaagaaatgattgaataatatttaaacaaaaatattcaccTTAACTTTGATTTATTTCCTTTTTGTTTCTATAAGAGTTCGCTCTGGACCTACAGCATTAATCTTGCAGAAAACCGAATGTAATGGCACATTAAAGAACACTTTACTTTGACAGATTTGCTTTTATTGTTGAATTGTATCAATGGATTATCCATTCGCGCTCAGTAAATCGAATGTTTAAAAGGGTACATGTAATTAACATCGGAAATAAATAACAGAAGCTGAAGATATAATCTTGATTAAAATGGACGGGCCATCAATATAAGACACCGTCAGCATTTTACAGCTGTCAAACCTGTAAATTGTATTGTAAAAGCAATTGGTCACTTATCCTACACAAAAGAATGTAGGTTGTTACAAAAATTTATCTCCTGATAATATTTCTGCAGTATCATTCATTAGGGATAAACGATGTATGCTTTTGGTtagtttcaaaataaatgtaccaTTTAAAGGAGCCGACTTTACACAACTGCTTTCCACAGCAGCACGTTGTGAGTTTAATCCGTAACACTCGCTTATAGCTGGTATCTATTGCTATGACTTGCCTTCAGATAGGTTATAATGATGTCTCAGTTCATCTTCATTGGCTTCTTCAGGTCATAAGAACTGTCAATTATCGATCCTTCGCTGTGATTCCTGCCTCATAACTGTTAGCTCATTAATCATGTCCTGAGTAAACCAAGTAGATGCATGTTATGGACGTTATTTTGGTACTGTAGTTAAGGTTggaaatatatatacacatatttttttccaGATGACAAAATATTTGCTCTGGGATCCCCCGTACTTAAGTACGAAAGTAGCAGAAAGCGTGATCGTACTGAAGACACTTGCAAAATAATTCTCACATTCGATCATGTGCGAGACGTTTATCCTGCTCATAAATCAAACGATGTTTCGAGTTTGGTTTTTGTTGTAACTGTGGAACATGAAACAGATGCCATAATAAAAAGCCTAAGGGACTTAGGTATTAAGTATATCATAAAAACTTTGAAGCTAAGCAATGTTGGAGATACAAACGATAACGTCATACAGATGAAAGAGATTGAATTGGAAACACTAAGGATTTGTGTTCGTAATAATGCCAAACGGTTGATGGCAAAACATAGATATCTCAGTATCATAGAAGGATGTAGTTACATTTTAGATAAAGAACCAGTTGGTGCAACCAAGGCGTTAAATTACGAGCCGCGACTGGCGTTATATGTACATGCAAAGGGATATATTCCAATCGACGAAGAACCTTTCGAAACATCGTATGACGGCATAAAAGTCGTCATTCGGGAAGGAGTGTATGTCCCATTTACAAGAAAAGCTGACGAGTTCCATGAACATGTTAGAATGGGTTGTAAAATTCAGCGTTCACTGAATGGCACTCTTGGTCTGTTTGTTGAACACCCTTCGTATGGTCTTTGTGGCGTATCCTGTGCACATGTTCTACTATCAGCTGTAGAAATGATGCATTGTCGGGAAAGAAATGGACGCATAGTTTTAGATTCAACTGACTGTGATGTTTACCAACCTGAACAGCCTCACAAGATTGGAATACTTCGAGAAGTAATTACCAAAGAAGGCTCTGATTCAGAATCAGGACTTGACATCGCACTTTTCCAAATAACAACCCGATTTCCACAAGACGGGAAATTCCCACAACCAAAAATAAGCACTATGCCAGGTACCCTTCCGATTTGAATAAGTCTATTTACATGTTTACTAAATATATAGTAATTTCTTGataaaaaaagcatttatgtCATATGTATTAACTATCAAAACACATTCAAATGCACATATGCGCGGGAACATACCTAATTTATGCATGCATCTATTGTAGATATTTCGTTTGGATCTGGAAGGACGATAGCTATAAACGTGCACAATGACCAATGCTACAAATTCGGAAGTTGTTCGGATTTTACCGAAGGTAAACTTATCAACTTGGGACATCCTGGTTGCGTTCGAGACGTCTTACAAGTGGACAAATATACGTTTACAATATACAATCAAGTGAGGGTTCAGTCAAAGTCAGGGCATTTCTTTGCCAACATGGGTGACTCCGGTGCACCGGTTTTTGTCAAGGATGGCGACGGACAACTTGCATGTATTGGCATAATCGTCGGAGGGAGAGCATCTGATGGCGTAGTTTATGTTACTCCCATTACACGGATTCTGCAAGAACTTGGTATATCAAAACTGAAATCGTTCGTTCCGAACTTTGTCGAAATGGCCAATGATATACAAACGATCAAAAATCGCATGGAACACTTTGACACGGTACTGCAAAGAATTAATGAAAAACTAGATTCTATAAACCCGTCTTCCATAGCTCAGTTAAATGGGAGGTAGgctattattttgtataaaaaccgCACTTTCAACTGATAATGTTAATATGAAATAATTTAGAACTTTGATGCTATTTTGTACAATCAAACAATTACTTATGcgatattttttttgaaaattttgtcTCCGCTGATGTCAACTACAACCAATATTTCGAGTTATCTTGAGGATGCGCGTTAATGTCTATTTGGTTTGAAAAATAATCTTGACAGCTTACGTATACCAAAAGGAGTCTCACTTTCACACCTACAGTATTTAATACTCCCACTGAATGATTTCTCGGATACGTGTGCTTTTAATGCTTACCAACGTTTATCAGACAAGCACATGAAGAACTACTTTTTTCAGTTAATATTACATAAAAACTTAATTTGAAAATCAAATTTTGATAGCGGTAAAACCATATTCACTTTATAATTGAATTTAGATATATTACTCTACATTATTATAATATGTATGTAACGTCGATTAAAATGATCCAAACCATGTACTAGTAACCATTATAGTCTATCTATTTCTAGTTCACTGACGGCAAGTTGGTGCCTAATGACGTAACACGTTACGCGATTGCATTTTCCAATTAAAGGAGA contains:
- the LOC127853604 gene encoding uncharacterized protein LOC127853604, yielding MDDSVCLTQDSNFEFTKQINPKELHSKSHLKRKKVLKSSKHSPKIVKQTIMVPQTKEEICIQLPGKQTKRTNEEHENKSMQDDKIFALGSPVLKYESSRKRDRTEDTCKIILTFDHVRDVYPAHKSNDVSSLVFVVTVEHETDAIIKSLRDLGIKYIIKTLKLSNVGDTNDNVIQMKEIELETLRICVRNNAKRLMAKHRYLSIIEGCSYILDKEPVGATKALNYEPRLALYVHAKGYIPIDEEPFETSYDGIKVVIREGVYVPFTRKADEFHEHVRMGCKIQRSLNGTLGLFVEHPSYGLCGVSCAHVLLSAVEMMHCRERNGRIVLDSTDCDVYQPEQPHKIGILREVITKEGSDSESGLDIALFQITTRFPQDGKFPQPKISTMPDISFGSGRTIAINVHNDQCYKFGSCSDFTEGKLINLGHPGCVRDVLQVDKYTFTIYNQVRVQSKSGHFFANMGDSGAPVFVKDGDGQLACIGIIVGGRASDGVVYVTPITRILQELGISKLKSFVPNFVEMANDIQTIKNRMEHFDTVLQRINEKLDSINPSSIAQLNGR